The Miscanthus floridulus cultivar M001 chromosome 7, ASM1932011v1, whole genome shotgun sequence genome includes a region encoding these proteins:
- the LOC136466199 gene encoding uncharacterized protein: MDGGNDLNILYVDTLDTMRIPQLEICQVSSPIHGVILRTQASPLWQIDLPVTFGDRANFRSEVLTFEVVDFLGSYHAILGQPCYAKFMVVPNYTYLKLKMLRPNYIITVGSTFSHAYTCDCEHFELATAIINSFELPWLEELSTSAVLDYNKPTSSTAFRPLEETKADQDLAPGQIGMQAHQLSMRQP; encoded by the coding sequence atggatggaggcaacgacctcaacatcctctacgtcgacaccctcgacaccatgcgcatcccccaGTTAGAGATCTGCCAAGTGAGCTCTCCCATCCATGGTGTGATCCTGAGAACGCAGGCATCCCCGCTctggcagattgacctgcccgtcacatttGGCGACCGAgctaacttccgctcggaggtgcttacctttgaggtggtggacttcctagggtcttaccatgccatcttggggcagccatgctacgctaaattcatggtggtccccaactacacctacctaaagctgaagatgctgagACCGAACtacatcatcactgtgggtagcaccttctcgcacgcctacacgtgcgactgcgagcattttgagctcgccactgccatcatcaactctttCGAGCTCCCATGGCTCGAGGAGTTGTCGACCTCAGCAGTCCtggactacaacaagccaacctcctcgactgccttccgCCCGCTCGAGGAGACCAAAGCGGATCAGGacctagctcctggccaaataggaatgcaagctcatCAACTTTCTATGCGCCAACCGTGa
- the LOC136464625 gene encoding nuclear transcription factor Y subunit A-5-like: protein MLLPSSSSSPASKGNSFGNTVNDHMRSTLSFDNKQPPFASQNIDYGQTIACISYPYNHSGSGGVWSAYESGTTAATVFRSQISAGGTSARIPLPLELAENEPIYVNPKQYHGILRRRQLRAKLEAQNKLVKARKPYLHESRHLHAMKRARGSGGRFLNTKQLQQQQQSHTASTRSTTNGTSSSGSTYLRLGGGAAPKTMASHDSNKKAVSSALAFTVTPMLRRDDAFLQHPSHHLSFSGHFGQASAQAGMHNGSQHRVPVMR from the exons ATGCTTCTCCCCTCTTCGTCTTCCTCTCCCGCTTCCAAAG GTAACTCCTTCGGAAACACAGTTAATGATCATATGAGATCAACTTTGAGTTTTGATAACAAGCAACCTCCATTTGCAAGTCAAAACATTGACTACGGTCAAACAATA GCTTGCATTTCATACCCGTACAATCATTCTGGCTCAGGAGGTGTTTGGTCAGCCTATGAGTCTGGCACCACCGCTGCCACTGTG TTCCGTTCCCAAATTTCTGCTGGGGGTACATCCGCAAGAATTCCCTTACCTTTGGAATTAGCAGAGAATGAACCCATATACGTGAATCCCAAACAATATCATGGGATACTTCGCAGAAGACAGTTACGTGCCAAGTTAGAGGCTCAGAACAAGCTAGTCAAAGCCCGAAAG CCTTACCTTCATGAGTCTAGGCATCTTCATGCAATGAAGAGGGCACGAGGTTCCGGTGGACGATTCCTCAACACTAAGCAGCTCCAGCAGCAACAGCAGTCTCACACTGCCTCCACCAGGTCCACCACAAATGGCACAAGCTCCTCAGGCTCAACTTATCTACGGCTTGGTGGTGGCGCGGCACCCAAAACAATGGCCTCACATGACAGTAACAAGAAGGCTGTTTCTTCAGCTCTTGCCTTCACTGTGACTCCAATGTTGCGCAGAGATGACGCCTTCTTGCAGCACCCAAGCCACCATCTCAGTTTTTCTGGCCACTTCGGGCAGGCAAGCGCGCAAGCTGGGATGCATAATGGAAGTCAGCATAGGGTTCCAGTTATGAGATGA
- the LOC136466201 gene encoding protein BIG GRAIN 1-like B produces MPPHDDDARVPPPRPSRGHQPSFSAALLDAIYHSLEADAEARSSTEARRTRTPSSPARRTPLPSRRRPTPEQSPSRSSVRSPRLQKTPRPCRVRPDPQPNSNGSLLLPPPLPPPHPHEPSTGDRRVADAEMKRGRRKSKRTTAKAAQFACLLNALLCNRRPARSVDHTPRATATAAASFAAAPEPTSARSILSSRASRRESAATGGILNPARRAVRFSPVATVVDDEHGHGVVGTAPTGLRDAGAEMARAKESAAEAERRVEELLRALGVADERERAKESSESSSDLFELESLAAFEDRDTEMPRSRTAAGDGAGLLAQPQPRVAV; encoded by the coding sequence ATGCCTCCACACGACGACGACGCCCGCGTCCCGCCACCCCGGCCCAGCCGGGGCCACCAGCCGTCCTTCTCCGCGGCGCTCCTCGACGCCATCTACCACTCCCTCGAGGCCGACGCCGAGGCGCGCTCGTCCACGGAGGCGCGCCGGACCCGGACGCCGTCGTCCCCGGCGCGGCGGACGCCGCTTCCGAGCCGACGTCGCCCGACGCCCGAGCAGTCGCCGTCCCGTTCCTCGGTCCGGTCACCGCGGCTGCAGAAGACGCCGCGGCCGTGCCGCGTCCGCCCGGACCCGCAGCCCAACTCGAACGGCTCCCTCCTCCTGCCGCCTCCGCTCCCTCCGCCACACCCACACGAGCCGTCGACCGGTGACCGCCGCGTTGCGGACGCGGAGATGAAGAGGGGCAGGAGGAAGAGCAAGAGGACGACGGCGAAGGCGGCGCAGTTCGCGTGCCTCCTGAACGCTCTGCTCTGCAACAGGAGGCCGGCCAGGTCGGTCGACCACACGCCGCGGGCAACGGCAACGGCCGCGGCGTCATTCGCGGCGGCGCCGGAGCCGACTTCGGCGAGGTCGATCCTCTCGTCGCGCGCTTCCCGGAGGGAGTCCGCGGCGACGGGAGGGATCCTGAACCCGGCGAGGCGGGCGGTGAGGTTCTCGCCCGTGGCGACGGTGGTGGACGACGAACACGGGCACGGAGTGGTCGGGACGGCGCCGACGGGGCTGCGGGATGCGGGGGCGGAGATGGCGCGGGCGAAGGAGTCCGCGGCGGAGGCGGAGAGGAGGGTGGAAGAGCTGCTGCGCGCGCTCGGTGTGGCGGACGAGCGGGAGAGGGCCAAGGAGAGCAGCGAGTCCAGCTCCGACCTGTTCGAGCTCGAGAGCCTGGCGGCGTTTGAAGACAGAGACACCGAGATGCCGCGTTCCAGAACCGCCGCCGGCGACGGTGCCGGGCTGCTGGCACAGCCGCAGCCCCGCGTAGCTGTGTAA